A stretch of the Klebsiella huaxiensis genome encodes the following:
- the silS gene encoding copper/silver sensor histidine kinase SilS, whose product MHSKPSRRPFSLALRLTFFISLSTILAFIAFTWFMLHSVENHFAEQDVSDLQQISTTLNRILQSPVDPDDKKISKIKESIASYRNVALLLLNPRGEVLFSSTQGAALRPAVNSADFSEHSRARDVFLWTVEDPAGPMDTGSEMKMETYRIIASSGQAIFQGKQQNYVMLTGLSINFHLHYLDALKKNLIAIAVVISLLIVLIIRIAVRQGHLPLRNVSNAIKNITSENLDARLEPTRVPIELEQLVISFNHMIGKIEDVFTRQANFSADIAHEIRTPITNLVTQTEIALSQDRTQRELEDVLYSSLEEYNRMTKMVSDMLFLAQADNNQLIPDRVMFDLRAEVMKVFEFFEAWAEERNITLKFNGMPCLVEGDPQMFRRAINNLLSNALRYTPEGQAITVSIREQESFFDLVIENPGKPIPEEHLSRLFDRFYRVDPSRQRKGEGSGIGLAIVKSIVEAHHGRVQVESDVRSTRFILSVPRLEKMIPETQC is encoded by the coding sequence ATGCATAGCAAACCTTCCAGACGCCCTTTCTCACTCGCTCTGCGGCTGACCTTTTTTATCAGCCTGTCCACGATACTGGCTTTTATCGCCTTCACCTGGTTTATGCTGCATTCTGTTGAAAATCATTTTGCCGAGCAGGATGTCAGCGATCTTCAACAAATCAGCACCACACTGAACCGTATACTGCAGTCCCCGGTGGATCCGGATGATAAAAAAATAAGCAAAATAAAGGAATCAATTGCCAGCTACCGCAACGTTGCCCTTTTGCTCCTCAATCCCAGGGGTGAAGTGCTCTTTAGCTCAACTCAGGGGGCGGCACTACGCCCGGCAGTGAATTCAGCAGATTTTAGCGAGCACAGCCGCGCACGGGATGTCTTTCTCTGGACGGTGGAGGATCCTGCGGGACCGATGGATACCGGGTCCGAAATGAAGATGGAAACATACCGGATTATCGCCTCCTCTGGTCAGGCGATATTTCAGGGCAAACAGCAGAACTATGTCATGCTGACTGGCCTATCCATTAATTTCCATCTCCATTACCTCGATGCGCTGAAAAAGAACCTGATTGCGATTGCCGTCGTGATAAGCCTGTTGATTGTTCTGATCATTCGAATCGCTGTCCGTCAGGGGCACCTGCCCCTTCGTAATGTCAGCAATGCCATTAAAAACATCACCTCCGAGAATCTTGATGCGCGACTGGAACCGACACGCGTTCCCATTGAGCTGGAGCAACTGGTTATCTCGTTCAATCATATGATTGGAAAGATTGAGGATGTCTTTACCCGCCAGGCCAATTTCTCTGCCGATATCGCGCATGAGATCAGAACGCCCATCACCAATCTGGTGACGCAGACTGAAATCGCACTGAGTCAGGATCGAACACAGAGGGAACTTGAGGATGTCCTCTATTCCAGTCTTGAAGAGTATAACCGGATGACCAAAATGGTCAGCGATATGCTGTTCCTGGCACAGGCAGATAATAATCAGCTGATACCTGACAGGGTCATGTTTGACCTCAGAGCGGAAGTCATGAAAGTCTTCGAGTTTTTCGAAGCCTGGGCCGAAGAACGCAATATCACGCTCAAATTTAACGGGATGCCCTGCCTGGTTGAGGGAGATCCACAAATGTTCAGAAGGGCGATCAATAATCTGTTATCCAATGCCCTGCGTTATACCCCGGAGGGACAGGCAATCACCGTCTCAATAAGAGAGCAGGAGAGCTTTTTTGACCTTGTGATTGAAAATCCGGGGAAACCGATCCCTGAAGAACATTTATCAAGGCTGTTTGACCGTTTTTATCGGGTGGATCCATCCAGACAACGAAAAGGAGAAGGCAGCGGCATCGGCCTTGCGATTGTGAAGTCAATCGTGGAAGCACATCACGGAAGAGTGCAGGTGGAATCAGACGTACGCTCCACGCGTTTTATCTTATCCGTGCCCAGACTGGAGAAAATGATCCCGGAAACCCAATGCTGA
- the silR gene encoding copper/silver response regulator transcription factor SilR, which produces MKILIVEDEIKTGEYLSKGLTEAGFVVDHADNGLTGYHLAMTAEYDLVILDIMLPDVNGWDIIRMLRTAGKGMPVLLLTALGTIEHRVKGLELGADDYLVKPFAFAELLARVRTLLRRGNTMITENQFRVADLSMDLVSRKVSRAGNRIVLTSKEFSLLEFFIRHQGEVLPRSLIASQVWDMNFDSDTNAIDVAVKRLRAKIDNDYETKLIQTVRGVGYMLEVPDA; this is translated from the coding sequence ATGAAAATATTGATCGTCGAAGACGAAATTAAAACAGGTGAATATCTCAGCAAAGGGCTTACAGAGGCAGGGTTCGTAGTGGATCACGCTGATAATGGTCTTACCGGATATCATCTCGCCATGACAGCCGAGTATGATTTAGTCATTCTGGACATCATGCTGCCTGATGTGAACGGCTGGGATATCATCCGCATGCTGCGCACTGCCGGAAAGGGTATGCCGGTCTTACTACTGACGGCCCTCGGCACGATCGAACACAGGGTCAAAGGACTGGAACTGGGTGCGGACGATTATCTGGTTAAACCCTTTGCGTTTGCCGAACTGCTGGCCCGGGTGAGAACCCTTCTGAGGCGGGGAAACACGATGATCACGGAAAACCAGTTTAGGGTGGCTGATCTCTCGATGGATCTCGTATCCAGAAAAGTCAGTCGCGCCGGAAACCGCATTGTGCTCACCAGTAAAGAGTTCAGCCTGCTGGAATTCTTCATTCGCCATCAGGGCGAGGTTCTTCCCCGCTCCCTGATTGCCTCTCAGGTCTGGGACATGAATTTTGACAGCGACACTAATGCGATCGATGTCGCAGTAAAGCGACTCCGCGCTAAAATAGACAACGATTACGAGACAAAGCTGATCCAGACAGTCCGGGGCGTGGGCTACATGCTGGAGGTCCCGGATGCATAG
- the silC gene encoding Cu(+)/Ag(+) efflux RND transporter outer membrane channel SilC has product MFKLKLLSISTIFILAGCVSLAPEYQRPAAPVPQQFSLSRNSLTPAVNGYQDTGWRNFFVDPQVTRLITEALTNNRDLRMAALKVEEARAQFNVTDADRYPQLNASSGITYSGGLKGDKPTTQEYDAGLEFSYELDFFGKLKNMSDADRQNYFASEEARRAVHILLVSSVSQSYFSQQLAYEQLRIARETLKNYQQSYAFVEQQLVTGSTNVLALEQARGQIESTRAEIAKREGDLAQANNALQLVLGTYRALPSEKGMKGGEIAPVKLPPNLSSQILLQRPDIMEAEYQLKAADANIGAARAAFFPSITLTSGLSASSTELSSLFTSGSGMWNFIPKIEIPIFNAGRNKANLKLAEIRQQQSVVNYEQKIQSAFKDVSDTLALRDSLSQQLESQQRYLDSLQITLQRARGLYSSGAVSYIEVLDAERSLFATQQTILDLTYSRQVNEINLFTALGGGWVE; this is encoded by the coding sequence ATGTTCAAATTAAAACTACTCAGCATCAGCACAATCTTCATTCTGGCTGGTTGTGTCTCTCTGGCGCCTGAATATCAGCGTCCGGCAGCACCGGTACCCCAGCAGTTTTCACTGTCCCGTAACAGCCTGACGCCAGCGGTGAATGGCTATCAGGATACGGGCTGGCGTAACTTTTTTGTCGATCCCCAGGTCACCCGGCTGATTACTGAAGCCCTGACTAATAACCGTGATTTGAGAATGGCTGCACTGAAGGTTGAAGAGGCCCGGGCCCAGTTCAACGTCACGGATGCAGATCGTTATCCCCAGCTGAATGCCTCATCCGGGATCACATACAGCGGTGGTCTGAAAGGTGACAAGCCGACCACACAGGAGTACGACGCAGGTCTGGAGTTCAGTTATGAGCTCGATTTTTTCGGCAAACTTAAGAACATGAGTGATGCTGATCGCCAGAACTACTTTGCCAGCGAAGAAGCCCGTCGGGCCGTACACATCCTGCTGGTCTCCAGCGTTTCACAAAGCTATTTCAGCCAGCAACTGGCGTACGAACAACTTCGTATTGCGCGGGAAACGCTGAAAAATTATCAACAGTCCTATGCTTTCGTTGAGCAGCAGCTCGTGACCGGGAGTACGAACGTTCTGGCACTTGAACAGGCGCGAGGACAAATCGAAAGTACCCGCGCCGAAATAGCCAAACGAGAAGGCGATCTGGCTCAGGCAAACAATGCCCTGCAACTGGTGCTGGGAACGTACCGCGCACTTCCGTCAGAAAAAGGGATGAAAGGCGGGGAGATAGCCCCAGTAAAATTGCCACCAAATCTGTCTTCACAAATTTTGCTGCAGCGACCGGATATTATGGAAGCGGAATATCAGCTGAAAGCGGCTGATGCCAATATTGGCGCAGCGCGAGCGGCCTTTTTCCCCTCAATTACCCTGACCAGTGGTCTTTCCGCAAGCAGTACGGAGCTGTCCAGCCTGTTTACGTCAGGAAGTGGAATGTGGAATTTTATCCCTAAAATTGAAATTCCTATATTTAATGCTGGCAGGAATAAAGCCAATCTGAAGCTGGCTGAAATTCGCCAGCAACAGTCGGTGGTTAATTACGAACAAAAAATTCAGTCAGCCTTTAAGGATGTTTCCGACACGCTTGCGCTGCGCGACAGCCTTAGCCAGCAACTTGAGTCACAGCAGCGTTATCTTGATTCACTTCAGATAACTCTCCAGCGTGCCAGAGGATTATATTCCAGTGGTGCTGTCAGTTACATTGAAGTGCTGGATGCAGAGCGTTCTCTCTTCGCTACGCAGCAAACCATTCTCGATCTTACCTATTCCCGGCAGGTTAACGAAATTAATCTGTTTACCGCACTGGGTGGCGGTTGGGTAGAGTAA
- the cusF gene encoding cation efflux system protein CusF — protein sequence MRNSFKAVLFGAFSVIFSAGLHAETHQHGDMNAASDASVQQVIRGSGVVKAIDMNSKKITISHEAIPDVGWPAMTMRFTFVNADDAINALKTGSHVDFSFIQQGNISLLKSINVTQS from the coding sequence ATGCGTAATTCATTTAAAGCCGTTTTATTTGGTGCCTTCTCTGTCATATTTTCTGCCGGTCTTCATGCTGAAACACATCAGCATGGTGATATGAATGCTGCCAGTGACGCTTCGGTACAGCAGGTTATCAGGGGCTCCGGTGTCGTTAAAGCCATTGATATGAATAGTAAAAAAATCACCATTTCGCACGAAGCTATCCCTGATGTGGGCTGGCCTGCAATGACCATGCGCTTCACTTTTGTTAATGCAGACGACGCTATTAATGCCCTGAAAACTGGCAGCCACGTTGATTTCTCGTTTATTCAGCAGGGTAATATTTCTTTACTTAAAAGCATTAACGTGACGCAGTCCTGA
- the silB gene encoding Cu(+)/Ag(+) efflux RND transporter periplasmic adaptor subunit SilB — translation MASLKIKYAAIIISSLIAGGLISVTAWQYVNSAQKTEKTEQKAPERKVLFWYDPMKPDTKFDKPGKSPFMDMDLVPKYADDSGDKSSGGIRIDPTQVQNLGLKTQKVTRGMLNYSQTIPANVSYNEYQFVIVQARSDGFVEKVYPMTIGDHVKKGTPLIDITIPDWVEAQSEFLLLSSTGGTSTQIKGVLERLRLAGMPEEDIQRLRSTRSIQTRFTIKAPIDGVITAFDLRTGMNISKDKVVAQIQGMDPVWISAAVPESIAYLLKDTSQFEISVPAYPDKTFHVEKWNILPSVDQTTRTLQVRLQVSNKDEFLKPGMNAYLKLNTRSQEMLLIPSQAVIDTGKEQRVITVDDEGKFVPKQIHVLHESQQQSGIGSGLNEGDTVVVSGLFLIDSEANITGALERMRHPEKTESSMPAMSDQPVNMHSGH, via the coding sequence ATGGCTTCTTTAAAGATAAAATATGCTGCAATAATTATCAGCAGCCTCATAGCAGGGGGGCTGATATCGGTTACTGCCTGGCAGTATGTAAACTCAGCACAAAAGACAGAAAAAACAGAACAAAAGGCACCGGAACGAAAGGTGCTTTTCTGGTATGACCCAATGAAACCGGATACCAAATTTGATAAACCCGGAAAATCGCCCTTTATGGATATGGACCTGGTGCCAAAATATGCTGATGACAGTGGCGATAAAAGCAGTGGCGGGATCCGTATCGACCCAACCCAGGTTCAGAATCTGGGATTAAAAACGCAAAAAGTCACACGAGGAATGCTGAATTATTCTCAGACAATCCCGGCTAATGTCAGCTATAACGAGTATCAGTTTGTTATTGTGCAGGCGCGTTCTGACGGGTTTGTCGAAAAAGTCTACCCCATGACGATTGGCGATCATGTGAAGAAGGGGACGCCACTTATCGATATTACCATTCCGGACTGGGTGGAAGCACAGAGTGAATTCCTTCTGTTATCCAGCACCGGTGGTACTTCCACGCAAATTAAAGGCGTTCTGGAACGGCTTCGCCTGGCAGGTATGCCGGAAGAGGATATTCAGAGACTGCGTTCTACCCGGAGCATTCAGACCCGTTTTACCATTAAAGCACCTATTGATGGTGTCATTACTGCATTTGACCTGCGCACCGGCATGAATATTTCGAAAGATAAGGTGGTGGCTCAGATTCAGGGAATGGACCCGGTCTGGATCAGCGCTGCAGTGCCAGAATCTATCGCCTATCTGCTGAAAGATACGTCGCAGTTTGAAATTTCGGTACCGGCTTATCCGGATAAAACATTCCATGTCGAAAAATGGAATATTCTTCCCAGCGTGGATCAGACAACCCGTACGCTTCAGGTCCGTCTCCAGGTTTCTAATAAGGATGAGTTTCTCAAGCCGGGCATGAATGCCTATCTGAAACTGAATACCAGAAGCCAGGAGATGCTGCTGATACCAAGCCAGGCCGTTATCGATACCGGCAAAGAACAGCGCGTGATTACTGTTGATGATGAAGGCAAGTTTGTGCCGAAACAGATCCACGTTCTGCATGAGTCACAGCAACAGTCCGGCATCGGCTCCGGCCTGAATGAAGGCGATACCGTGGTGGTCAGTGGCCTGTTCCTCATTGACTCTGAAGCCAATATTACGGGCGCACTGGAACGTATGCGCCACCCTGAAAAAACAGAAAGCAGTATGCCAGCAATGTCTGACCAGCCTGTAAATATGCATTCAGGGCACTGA
- the silA gene encoding Cu(+)/Ag(+) efflux RND transporter permease subunit SilA, with the protein MIEWIIRRSVANRFLVMMGALFLSIWGTWTIINTPVDALPDLSDVQVIIKTSYPGQAPQIVENQVTYPLTTTMLSVPGAKTVRGFSQFGDSYVYVIFEDGTDLYWARSRVLEYLNQVQGKLPAGVSSEIGPDATGVGWIFEYALVDRSGKHDLSELRSLQDWFLKFELKTIPNVAEVASVGGVVKQYQIQVNPVKLSQYGISLPEVKQALESSNQEAGGSSVEMAEAEYMVRASGYLQSIDDFNNIVLKTGENGVPVYLRDVARVQTGPEMRRGIAELNGQGEVAGGVVILRSGKNARDVITAVRDKLETLKASLPEGVEIVTTYDRSQLIDRAIDNLSSKLLEEFIVVAIVCALFLWHVRSALVAIISLPLGLCIAFIVMHFQGLNANIMSLGGIAIAVGAMVDAAIVMIENAHKRLEEWDHQHPGEQIDNATRWKVITDASVEVGPALFISLLIITLSFIPIFTLEGQEGRLFGPLAFTKTYSMAGAAALAIIVIPILMGFWIRGKIPAETSNPLNRVLIKAYHPLLLRVLHWPKTTLLVAALSIFTVIWPLSQVGGEFLPKINEGDLLYMPSTLPGVSPAEAAALLQTTDKLIKSVPEVASVFGKTGKAETATDSAPLEMVETTIQLKPEDQWRPGMTIDKIIEELDRTVRLPGLANLWVPPIRNRIDMLSTGIKSPIGIKVSGTVLSDIDATAQSIEAVAKTVPGVVSALAERLEGGRYIDVDINREKASRYGMTVGDVQLFISSAIGGATVGETVEGVARYPINIRYPQDYRNSPQALKQMPILTPMKQQITLGDVADIKVVSGPTMLKTENARPASWIYIDARGRDMVSVVNDIKTAISQKVKLRPGTSVSFSGQFELLEHANKKLKLMVPMTVMIIFILLYLAFRRVDEALLILMSLPFALVGGIWFLYWQGFHMSVATGTGFIALAGVAAEFGVVMLMYLRHAIEVHPELSRKETFTPEGLDEALYHGAVLRVRPKAMTVAVIIAGLLPILWGTGAGSEVMSRIAAPMIGGMITAPLLSLFIIPAAYKLIWLRRHKKSVS; encoded by the coding sequence ATGATTGAATGGATTATCCGGCGCTCTGTCGCCAACCGTTTCCTGGTCATGATGGGGGCCCTGTTTCTCAGCATCTGGGGCACATGGACGATTATTAACACGCCTGTCGATGCCTTGCCTGACCTGTCAGATGTGCAGGTCATTATCAAAACCAGCTATCCCGGCCAGGCCCCGCAGATTGTAGAAAACCAGGTCACCTATCCACTTACCACCACCATGCTGTCCGTGCCTGGCGCAAAAACCGTGCGTGGTTTTTCACAGTTCGGTGATTCGTATGTGTATGTCATTTTTGAAGACGGCACCGATCTGTACTGGGCCCGTTCCCGCGTGCTGGAGTACCTGAACCAGGTACAGGGAAAACTGCCCGCCGGTGTGAGTTCTGAAATCGGTCCGGACGCCACGGGGGTGGGCTGGATATTTGAATATGCCCTTGTCGATCGTAGCGGAAAACACGACCTTTCAGAACTGCGTTCTCTGCAGGACTGGTTCCTGAAATTTGAGCTGAAAACCATCCCGAACGTGGCTGAGGTCGCTTCGGTTGGCGGCGTGGTGAAACAGTACCAGATTCAGGTCAATCCGGTAAAACTGTCTCAGTATGGTATCAGCCTGCCCGAAGTGAAACAGGCCCTTGAATCGTCTAACCAGGAGGCCGGTGGCTCATCCGTTGAAATGGCCGAAGCTGAGTATATGGTCCGTGCCAGCGGTTATCTTCAGAGCATTGATGATTTTAATAACATCGTCCTGAAAACAGGCGAGAACGGCGTGCCGGTTTATCTGCGGGATGTTGCCCGCGTGCAGACCGGGCCTGAAATGCGGCGTGGTATTGCCGAGCTGAACGGCCAGGGCGAAGTCGCTGGCGGCGTGGTGATCCTGCGGTCGGGTAAAAATGCACGCGACGTTATCACGGCAGTGAGGGATAAACTTGAGACGCTGAAGGCCAGCCTGCCGGAAGGCGTTGAAATCGTGACCACCTACGATCGCAGCCAGCTCATCGACCGGGCGATTGATAACCTCAGTTCCAAACTTCTGGAAGAGTTTATCGTGGTGGCCATCGTCTGTGCCCTGTTCCTGTGGCACGTACGTTCTGCCCTGGTGGCGATTATCTCTCTGCCGCTTGGTCTGTGTATCGCCTTTATCGTCATGCACTTCCAGGGACTGAACGCCAATATCATGTCGCTGGGAGGGATAGCGATTGCCGTCGGTGCGATGGTGGATGCCGCCATTGTGATGATTGAGAATGCGCATAAGCGGCTTGAGGAGTGGGATCATCAGCATCCGGGTGAGCAGATTGACAACGCCACCCGCTGGAAGGTGATTACCGATGCCTCCGTTGAAGTGGGACCCGCACTGTTTATCAGCCTGCTGATCATCACCCTGTCCTTTATTCCTATCTTTACCCTGGAAGGTCAGGAAGGACGTCTGTTTGGCCCGCTGGCATTCACGAAAACGTACTCCATGGCGGGCGCGGCCGCGCTGGCCATCATCGTCATTCCGATTCTGATGGGATTCTGGATCCGGGGGAAAATTCCTGCAGAGACCAGTAACCCCCTGAACCGGGTACTGATCAAAGCGTATCATCCATTGCTGTTGCGGGTTCTCCACTGGCCAAAAACAACCCTGCTGGTTGCGGCCTTGTCCATTTTCACCGTTATCTGGCCGCTGAGCCAGGTGGGCGGTGAGTTTCTGCCGAAGATTAACGAGGGCGACCTGTTGTATATGCCGTCGACCCTGCCGGGTGTCTCTCCGGCTGAAGCTGCAGCGCTCCTGCAGACGACGGACAAGTTAATCAAAAGCGTTCCTGAAGTGGCCTCTGTATTTGGCAAGACCGGTAAAGCAGAGACCGCCACGGATTCCGCACCGCTCGAAATGGTTGAAACCACGATCCAGCTCAAACCTGAGGATCAGTGGCGTCCAGGCATGACGATTGACAAGATTATTGAAGAACTCGACAGGACCGTCCGTTTACCGGGGCTGGCAAACCTCTGGGTGCCGCCAATCCGTAACCGTATTGATATGCTCTCAACCGGGATCAAAAGCCCGATAGGTATCAAGGTGTCCGGAACGGTTCTGTCCGATATCGATGCAACGGCGCAGAGTATCGAAGCGGTCGCCAAAACCGTACCCGGCGTAGTGTCTGCTCTCGCAGAGCGACTGGAAGGCGGGCGCTACATTGATGTGGATATCAACCGGGAAAAAGCCTCCCGCTACGGAATGACGGTGGGCGATGTGCAGCTGTTCATCTCATCAGCCATCGGCGGCGCGACGGTAGGGGAAACGGTTGAAGGCGTGGCCCGGTACCCGATTAATATCCGCTATCCGCAGGATTACCGGAACAGCCCGCAGGCCCTGAAACAGATGCCGATCCTGACCCCGATGAAGCAGCAGATCACGCTGGGCGATGTTGCGGATATTAAGGTCGTTTCCGGGCCGACTATGCTGAAAACGGAAAATGCCCGTCCAGCCAGCTGGATTTACATTGACGCGCGCGGCAGGGATATGGTGTCGGTGGTTAATGACATTAAAACGGCGATCAGTCAGAAAGTGAAACTGAGACCGGGTACCAGCGTGTCATTCTCCGGACAGTTTGAACTGCTTGAGCATGCCAACAAGAAACTGAAGCTGATGGTGCCGATGACGGTGATGATCATCTTCATCCTGTTGTATCTGGCATTCCGCCGGGTTGATGAAGCCCTGCTGATCCTGATGAGCCTGCCGTTCGCCCTGGTTGGCGGGATATGGTTCCTGTACTGGCAGGGCTTCCATATGTCTGTCGCAACCGGAACGGGGTTTATCGCTCTGGCCGGGGTGGCAGCAGAGTTTGGCGTGGTCATGCTGATGTATCTGCGTCATGCCATTGAAGTGCACCCGGAATTGTCCCGTAAAGAGACGTTCACACCGGAAGGTCTTGATGAAGCCCTCTATCATGGTGCCGTGCTGCGTGTCCGGCCGAAAGCCATGACCGTGGCGGTGATCATTGCGGGTCTGCTGCCAATACTCTGGGGAACCGGTGCAGGTTCAGAAGTCATGAGCCGTATCGCGGCACCCATGATTGGTGGGATGATCACGGCTCCGCTGCTGTCCCTGTTCATAATTCCTGCCGCCTACAAATTAATCTGGCTGCGCAGACATAAAAAAAGCGTGTCATAA
- a CDS encoding DUF411 domain-containing protein has translation MKKVVLVALALGLSLPAMASEKVIDMYKSENCGCCSLWGKAMEKDGFEVRTHVMNDQALSALKEKHAIPAGLRSCHTAVAGNLIIEGHVPATTIHKAMQSGSGIYGLATPGMPAGSPGMEMGARKEAYDVIAFSPDGSKKVFQRIE, from the coding sequence ATGAAAAAAGTGGTCCTGGTGGCCCTGGCTCTCGGCCTTTCACTGCCCGCAATGGCGAGTGAAAAAGTGATTGATATGTACAAATCTGAAAACTGTGGCTGTTGTTCCCTGTGGGGCAAGGCGATGGAAAAAGACGGGTTTGAAGTACGAACTCACGTCATGAATGATCAGGCGCTGTCAGCCCTGAAAGAAAAGCATGCTATTCCTGCAGGACTACGAAGTTGTCATACCGCGGTTGCCGGTAATTTGATCATTGAAGGCCATGTGCCTGCGACAACGATACATAAGGCAATGCAGTCTGGTTCGGGTATATACGGTCTCGCCACCCCCGGTATGCCAGCAGGAAGCCCGGGAATGGAGATGGGAGCCCGAAAAGAGGCTTACGATGTTATCGCATTCTCACCGGATGGAAGTAAAAAAGTCTTCCAGCGAATCGAATAG